Part of the Tolypothrix sp. PCC 7910 genome, CGGGAACTTTAGATCCAGCAGCTACGGGGGTTTTACCCATCGCTTTTGGTAGAGCCACCAGATTATTACAATATTTGCCAGGTAATAAAGCTTACAATGCCACCATTAGGTTTGGCGTGCAGACGACAACCGATGATTTACAAGGGGAAGTCATTACTTCTGCACCCTGTCCTCAGTTGAGTTTAGCTGAGGTAAAAACAGCCTTACCGCAATTTTTGGGAAAAATTGAGCAGATTCCGCCTAGTTATAGCGCCATTCAAGTAGATGGACAACGTTTATATGATTTAGCACGGCGGGGGGAAAAGGTGGAAGTCCCGATACGCACAGTAGAAGTGTTGCAAATGGAGATTTTAGCTTGGCGAGAAGGAGATTTTCCGGAATTAGATATTGCGATCGCTTGTGGTGCTGGGACATATATTAGAGCGATCGCGCGGGATTTAGGTGCAGTTTTACAAACTGGGGGAACCCTCGCCGCTTTGACGCGTACTGTAAGTAGTGGTTTTGATTTAGCAGAGAGTTTAACGTTGAATGATTTAGAAACTCAACTGCAAGCCGGGACATTTCAATCAATTCCCCTTGATGCACCTTTGCAGCATTTACCATCAGTGGTTTTACCAGCAACATCTGCTCAAAAATGGTGCCAGGGACAGCGAATTTTTGTAACTACAGACATATCTGGAAATGCGCGAGTTTACGAGGAACCAACTCGTTTTTTGGGGATTGGGCAAGTTAATTATGAAGTATTGATACCAACAACAGTTATAGCGATATAAAGAGTAATCTCCTGAAAATTGAGCCTAAAATTCCAAAATACCGTATTTTCAACCTTTAGGTTATTGATGTTTTTTGACTAACCTGGAATAAAGACAAAGCTAAAATCAATCTAATTTACATATAAAAATTTGCTCATCAGTTAATTGTGGGGTTAGTTCCCCATAAGAGTACTTTTCTAATGTTCACATCAGTAGCATCAGAAATCTTACTATGATGATGTAATTCACATTTAAATTAGCTAGTTGATATATTTTTGCAGTTTTCTGCATGAATTTTACACAAAAATGAAGAGGAAATATAACATTTCTGCATCTAGACTTAAAGTTTGCTGGAAATATTTAGCGCATCAACTTGCACTACATCCATCGCCAGTTATTAGTGTGACAGTAGTTTTAACTCTACTTTTATTTATTCCCCAAACTTGGGTTGCTTGGCAAGCTTATCAAGACTTCAATAGCATTATTAAAAATGAATTACGATTGCAAAAATTAAGCGATACAATTACACATCTAGATGAAGTATTAACTATGTCGGCTAGAATGAATGCTGCTACAGGTAATCCTATGTGGGAGCAACGTTATCGTTCATTTGAGCCTAAATTAGATGCAGCTATTAAAGAATCGATTAAACTTGCACCTCAAGCCTATACAGGAGAAGATGCGAAAAAAACAGATATTGCTAATCAGCGTTTGGTTGAGATGGAATATAAATCATTTGAGATAGTAAAAACCTCCCAAAAAGCTGCAGCACAAGCACTTTTATCTAGCAAAGAATATGAATTACAAAAACAACAATATGCAGATGGAGTTGCTAGTAGAAACCACTTTATTTCAATTCAGCTTGACAATAAAATAGCTGGTTATCGCCAACATCTATTTTGGGCGACATTCTCCTCTTTTTTTAGTTTAGCAATGCTAATTCCGGCATGGATATTTGTATTGAGTCTCCTAAGAGAATACTTGAGAATTAAGCAAATTACTCAAATTGCTATAGAACACGCTAATCAAGAGTTGGAAATTAGAGTAGGCCAAAGGACAGAGGAATTAACAGTTAAAAATATTCAAATTCAACGAACTCTGCAAGAACTGCAACAAACACAAATGCAATTGATTCAAACTGAAAAAATGTCTTCCTTGGGACAAATGTTAGCAGGGATTGCTCATGAAATTAAGAACCCTGTTAATTTTGTATCTGGGAATATTGTTTATGCTCAAGAATATCTCTATGACTTACTAAAATTAGTCCAATTATATCAAGATAACTATCCCAATCCTCCCCAAGAAATCAAAGCAAAAATAAAAGCAATAGATTTGAATTTTCTGGTGAAAGATTTTACCAAACTCCTCGAATCTATGAAAGTAGGAACTAATAGAATTGAGGAAATAATCTATTCGCTGCGTAACTTTTCTCGTACAGATGAGACAGCAGTTCAGCAAGTAGATATCCATGAAGGTATTGATAGTACATTAATGATTTTAAGCCACCGTTTAAAAGCTCACGATGTACAACCAGAAATTGCTATAGTTAAAGAGTATGGCATACTACCAGCGATTGAATGTTATCCAAGTCAACTTAATCAAGTATTTATGAATATTCTTGCCAATGCAATTGATGCTTTAGAGGAACAAAATAACAAGCGCAAATCAGCACAAATTCAAGCTCAAAGTTATATTCATATCTCTACTCAAGTATTAAACCCAGATAAGATATTAATATGTATTAGAGATAATGGTGCAGGTATTCCAGAGAATATTATTCCCAGACTATTTGACCCATTTTTTACTACCAAAACTGTGGGTCATGGTACAGGAATAGGACTATCTATTAGTCATCAAATTATCGTAGAAAAGCATGGTGGTAAGCTATCTTGTCAATCAACAGTTGGAGAGGGTACAGAATTTATGATTGAGTTGAAAACAAGCCTATCATCTAATTTAAAATTATCAAATAAGTAAGGGATTTTATGAATATCGAAAATCCAAAATCTAAAATTGATTTACTCCCAAGTTGAGACATCGCGTAGTAAATCGGGAATTTGCTCTTGCGATTGGGGAAATTCTAGCAAGGTTTCTCGATAACCTAAATACCCAGACTCTGCAAAAGATAATAACATTCTTGTCAGCGCTATCCACACTTCCGGCTCATATTCCCAATCACGGTAACGTCCAGATTTACCAGCAATTGAACGTAGCGCCCAAAAATAAGAATTTCTCACCACAGAACCGCCTTTTTTAAACTCTGGTAAGTCCTCGTGATTGATGATTAGCACTTGATTCTCAATTCTGGCTCTCATGTATATCAAAAAATATCAAAATATCAATTCCTCCATATATTGTAGGATGCGTTAACGTAGTGTAACGCATCCTATTTAATATTCAGCAATTATTAAAAAAATATATTCGATCAACACATCATATTTGATGATGTTGGTGATGCGTTAGGCTTTAGCTTAACACATCATACAATTCTACAATTCTGAAGATAAACCTAGG contains:
- the truB gene encoding tRNA pseudouridine(55) synthase TruB yields the protein MQGFLNLNKPFDWTSHDCVARVRKLLRLKRVGHAGTLDPAATGVLPIAFGRATRLLQYLPGNKAYNATIRFGVQTTTDDLQGEVITSAPCPQLSLAEVKTALPQFLGKIEQIPPSYSAIQVDGQRLYDLARRGEKVEVPIRTVEVLQMEILAWREGDFPELDIAIACGAGTYIRAIARDLGAVLQTGGTLAALTRTVSSGFDLAESLTLNDLETQLQAGTFQSIPLDAPLQHLPSVVLPATSAQKWCQGQRIFVTTDISGNARVYEEPTRFLGIGQVNYEVLIPTTVIAI
- a CDS encoding sensor histidine kinase, encoding MKRKYNISASRLKVCWKYLAHQLALHPSPVISVTVVLTLLLFIPQTWVAWQAYQDFNSIIKNELRLQKLSDTITHLDEVLTMSARMNAATGNPMWEQRYRSFEPKLDAAIKESIKLAPQAYTGEDAKKTDIANQRLVEMEYKSFEIVKTSQKAAAQALLSSKEYELQKQQYADGVASRNHFISIQLDNKIAGYRQHLFWATFSSFFSLAMLIPAWIFVLSLLREYLRIKQITQIAIEHANQELEIRVGQRTEELTVKNIQIQRTLQELQQTQMQLIQTEKMSSLGQMLAGIAHEIKNPVNFVSGNIVYAQEYLYDLLKLVQLYQDNYPNPPQEIKAKIKAIDLNFLVKDFTKLLESMKVGTNRIEEIIYSLRNFSRTDETAVQQVDIHEGIDSTLMILSHRLKAHDVQPEIAIVKEYGILPAIECYPSQLNQVFMNILANAIDALEEQNNKRKSAQIQAQSYIHISTQVLNPDKILICIRDNGAGIPENIIPRLFDPFFTTKTVGHGTGIGLSISHQIIVEKHGGKLSCQSTVGEGTEFMIELKTSLSSNLKLSNK